From Rhizobium favelukesii, the proteins below share one genomic window:
- a CDS encoding O-methyltransferase, giving the protein MDRKIHDVLEAYHVMIRKEQSSPRELPPGGRDGGQDMRLRAVGRETGQLINILAKCLKEPVILELGTSFGYSGIWLAEAARAAGGKLITMELHEYKSAHAKEMATKAGLADWIDFRIGDAVQMISELTDGIDFVLVDLWKDLYLPCLEAFYPKLNPGAIVVADNMLRPGDENVRRYGADIRAKPGITSVLLPVGSGIEVSRFGG; this is encoded by the coding sequence ATGGACCGCAAGATCCACGACGTACTTGAAGCCTACCATGTCATGATCCGAAAGGAGCAAAGCAGTCCGCGCGAGCTTCCTCCCGGCGGCCGCGATGGAGGGCAGGACATGCGCTTGCGTGCGGTCGGTCGCGAAACCGGACAGCTTATCAACATCCTCGCCAAGTGCCTCAAAGAGCCGGTCATTCTCGAGCTCGGCACATCCTTCGGCTATTCAGGCATCTGGCTGGCGGAGGCTGCCCGGGCCGCGGGCGGAAAGCTGATCACGATGGAACTGCACGAGTACAAGTCGGCACATGCCAAGGAGATGGCGACAAAGGCGGGACTTGCCGATTGGATCGATTTCAGGATCGGTGACGCGGTGCAGATGATCAGCGAGCTCACGGATGGCATCGACTTTGTCCTGGTGGATCTCTGGAAGGACTTGTACCTGCCATGCCTGGAGGCCTTTTACCCTAAGCTCAATCCCGGCGCGATCGTCGTTGCCGACAACATGCTGCGTCCGGGCGACGAGAACGTCAGGCGGTATGGCGCAGATATCCGGGCCAAGCCGGGCATTACCAGTGTGCTTCTGCCGGTCGGTAGCGGCATCGAGGTCAGCCGCTTTGGTGGGTGA
- a CDS encoding MFS transporter: MVYVAGSRPVALRAIPKGVWALGFVSLFMDISSEMIHALLPVYMVAVLGTSAFAVGLIEGIAEATAAITKVFSGALSDWLGKRKLLVALGYGIAALTKPVFPLAPSLGWLVAARFIDRVGKGIRGAPRDALIADISPKEIRGASFGLRQSLDTVGAFLGPALALVLMWWTADHYSTVFWIAVIPAFCSVAIILFVVKEPQRNEQRRIRVPFRRSELVRLPAIYWLVVAVSAVFTLARFSEAFLILDAQQMRLPVMFVPVVLIVMNIAYGLSAYPAGVMADRVDRITLLIVGLVLLVLADVGLALLPGLAGLGIGVLLWGLHMGFTQGLLAALVADAAPAELRGTAFGIFNLIAGIALLAASVLAGALWDWGGHQMTFLAGAAFALLAGLSLLPLKKRLRSAS; the protein is encoded by the coding sequence ATGGTCTACGTCGCCGGCTCAAGACCCGTGGCCCTGCGGGCGATCCCGAAAGGCGTCTGGGCTCTTGGCTTCGTCTCCCTGTTCATGGACATCTCCTCCGAGATGATCCACGCGCTGCTTCCGGTCTACATGGTTGCCGTCCTCGGCACTTCGGCATTTGCGGTTGGCCTGATCGAAGGCATTGCCGAGGCGACCGCCGCCATCACCAAGGTGTTTTCCGGAGCACTGAGCGATTGGCTTGGCAAGCGAAAGCTGCTTGTGGCCCTGGGCTACGGCATCGCTGCGTTGACCAAGCCCGTCTTTCCCTTGGCGCCATCGCTTGGCTGGCTGGTGGCAGCACGTTTCATAGACCGCGTCGGCAAGGGCATCAGGGGCGCGCCACGCGACGCCCTGATCGCCGATATCAGTCCGAAGGAAATCCGTGGCGCAAGTTTCGGTCTGCGCCAATCGCTCGACACGGTCGGCGCATTCCTTGGGCCGGCGCTGGCTCTTGTTTTGATGTGGTGGACCGCCGACCACTATTCGACAGTCTTCTGGATCGCGGTCATCCCGGCGTTCTGCTCCGTCGCGATTATCCTCTTTGTCGTCAAGGAACCGCAGCGGAACGAGCAGCGCCGCATTCGGGTGCCGTTCCGCCGCTCGGAGCTCGTCCGGCTGCCTGCGATCTACTGGCTGGTCGTTGCCGTTTCGGCAGTATTCACCCTTGCGCGGTTCAGCGAGGCCTTCCTCATTCTCGACGCTCAACAGATGCGGCTTCCCGTCATGTTCGTGCCGGTCGTGCTGATCGTCATGAACATTGCCTATGGGTTGTCGGCCTATCCGGCAGGCGTCATGGCGGACCGCGTTGACCGGATAACTCTGCTGATTGTCGGCCTGGTGCTTCTCGTTCTCGCCGACGTCGGCCTGGCGCTTCTTCCCGGATTGGCAGGCCTCGGGATTGGGGTACTGCTGTGGGGTCTCCACATGGGATTTACGCAAGGGTTGTTGGCCGCCCTTGTTGCGGATGCCGCACCCGCCGAACTGCGCGGAACCGCCTTCGGCATATTCAACCTGATTGCGGGTATCGCGCTTCTCGCAGCGAGCGTGCTTGCCGGTGCCCTTTGGGATTGGGGCGGACACCAGATGACCTTCCTCGCCGGCGCGGCCTTCGCTTTGCTCGCCGGCCTTTCGCTTCTGCCGCTGAAAAAGCGCCTAAGGAGTGCGTCGTGA
- a CDS encoding MerR family transcriptional regulator → MKKITIGEASRKSGVKVPTIRYYESIGLLPAPNRSEGNQRSYEPADLRRLAFIRHARELGFEVEAIRALLTLQDDPHQSCASADAIAKARLVEVEQRIRSLMALKAELELMVEGCGHGRVDQCRVIEVLADHGQCSHAHH, encoded by the coding sequence ATGAAAAAGATCACGATCGGCGAGGCCTCCCGAAAAAGCGGCGTCAAGGTTCCGACGATCCGCTACTACGAAAGCATCGGCCTCCTGCCGGCGCCAAACCGCAGCGAGGGCAATCAACGCTCCTACGAGCCCGCAGATCTGCGCAGGCTGGCCTTCATCCGTCATGCCCGCGAGCTTGGTTTCGAGGTGGAAGCGATCCGCGCGCTCCTGACACTGCAGGACGATCCACATCAGTCCTGCGCTTCTGCGGACGCGATCGCCAAGGCCCGTCTCGTCGAAGTCGAGCAGAGAATCCGAAGCCTGATGGCCTTGAAGGCGGAACTGGAACTGATGGTGGAAGGCTGCGGTCATGGTCGCGTCGATCAGTGCCGGGTCATCGAGGTTCTGGCGGATCACGGTCAGTGCAGTCACGCCCATCACTGA
- the mnmA gene encoding tRNA 2-thiouridine(34) synthase MnmA, with amino-acid sequence MNTLDFDKKPEDTRVVVAMSGGVDSSVVAGILKHQGYDVLGITLQLYDHGAAVHRAGSCCAGQDIDDARRVCETLGIPHYVLDYEKRFRDTVINPFMESYVAGETPIPCVSCNQTVKFADLLATAKELGADALATGHYIRSRSNPAPGNPGRRALYRPADADRDQSYFLFATTQEQIDYLRFPLGGLPKAETRKLAEEMGLVVAKKADSQDICFVPQGKYSDIINKLKPNAALAGEIVHLDGRVLGQHEGILHYTIGQRRGIGIAAGEPLYVVYLDARSRRVIVGPKEALETHRVYLRDVNWLGDEPLAEAAAGEGFACFAKVRSTRAPTPAVLHTDASGIYVDLAIGEAGVAPGQACALYSAPGDDARVYGGGFIERSEREPAAEASLKALLASPVAA; translated from the coding sequence GTGAACACACTGGATTTTGACAAGAAGCCGGAAGATACCCGCGTTGTCGTCGCCATGTCGGGCGGCGTTGACAGCTCGGTGGTCGCAGGCATTCTCAAACACCAGGGCTATGACGTGCTCGGCATCACGCTGCAGCTCTATGATCATGGCGCGGCCGTTCACCGCGCCGGCTCCTGCTGTGCCGGCCAGGATATCGACGATGCCCGTCGTGTTTGCGAGACGCTTGGTATTCCCCATTATGTGTTGGACTACGAGAAGCGGTTCCGCGACACTGTGATCAATCCCTTCATGGAAAGCTATGTGGCTGGCGAGACGCCCATCCCCTGCGTTTCTTGCAATCAGACCGTCAAGTTCGCGGACCTCCTGGCAACGGCCAAGGAGCTTGGTGCCGACGCGTTGGCAACCGGCCACTACATTCGCTCGCGGTCCAATCCGGCACCTGGCAATCCCGGTCGCCGCGCGCTTTATCGTCCCGCCGATGCCGATCGCGACCAAAGCTACTTCCTGTTTGCGACGACGCAGGAGCAGATCGACTACCTGCGCTTTCCGCTTGGCGGTCTACCCAAGGCCGAAACGCGCAAGCTTGCCGAAGAGATGGGCCTTGTCGTCGCCAAAAAGGCTGACAGCCAGGACATCTGTTTCGTCCCGCAGGGCAAATACTCCGACATCATCAACAAGCTGAAGCCGAATGCGGCGCTCGCAGGCGAGATCGTCCACCTCGACGGCCGCGTGCTGGGTCAGCATGAAGGCATCCTGCACTACACCATCGGCCAGCGCCGCGGCATCGGCATTGCCGCCGGCGAACCGCTCTATGTCGTCTATCTCGATGCCCGGTCTCGCCGGGTCATCGTCGGGCCGAAGGAGGCGCTGGAGACGCACCGCGTCTATCTGCGGGATGTCAACTGGCTCGGCGACGAGCCGCTTGCCGAGGCTGCCGCGGGAGAAGGCTTCGCATGCTTTGCCAAGGTCCGCTCGACGCGGGCCCCGACACCCGCTGTCCTGCATACCGATGCGAGTGGCATCTACGTCGATCTCGCGATCGGGGAAGCTGGCGTTGCGCCGGGACAGGCCTGCGCACTCTATTCGGCGCCTGGCGACGACGCCCGCGTTTATGGCGGTGGTTTCATCGAGCGTTCCGAGCGCGAACCGGCGGCGGAAGCCTCGCTGAAGGCGCTGCTAGCGAGCCCGGTCGCAGCTTGA
- a CDS encoding type II toxin-antitoxin system HicB family antitoxin, whose product MSRFYELNFTMDEAEDGTHSWLVTAPAFPEVTTFGDTQPEAALEGLKAIEEAMAARISDGEDIPLPLDETSGVGRYVEVSALTFLKCGLYMICKSTDVSRAELTRRLGWHREQVDRLFRIDHKSQLDQIEQAHKALGVPLDVGFQLPAAA is encoded by the coding sequence ATGTCCAGATTTTACGAACTCAACTTCACAATGGACGAAGCGGAAGACGGAACCCACTCGTGGCTCGTCACCGCGCCTGCATTCCCAGAAGTAACAACCTTTGGCGACACGCAGCCAGAGGCAGCACTTGAAGGTCTAAAAGCGATTGAGGAGGCTATGGCTGCGCGCATTTCTGACGGGGAAGATATTCCACTGCCGTTGGATGAAACCTCTGGCGTCGGACGCTATGTGGAGGTTTCCGCCCTGACCTTCCTGAAATGCGGGCTCTATATGATCTGCAAGTCTACGGACGTGTCGCGCGCTGAACTCACGCGGAGACTCGGTTGGCACCGAGAGCAGGTTGATAGATTGTTCCGCATTGATCACAAATCGCAGCTTGACCAAATCGAGCAGGCGCACAAGGCACTGGGAGTACCTCTCGATGTCGGGTTTCAACTTCCCGCGGCTGCCTAA
- a CDS encoding LysR family transcriptional regulator: MTLEQLRIFVEVATRQHITQAAAHLNMTQSAVSAAITALERRHHVALFDRVGRSIVLNQTGRVFLKEAQAVLASARAAEAALMDLSGLMHGELSIMASQTVAGYWLAPRLADYRNLYPGIALKVLIGNTEEVTDAVAQGRAEIGLIEWPQERRSLSARRIATDEMIVIVAPRHPWADGKPLTVDDFPKTAWILRETGSGTRRAFESLLETAGLTAAALDIPMSLPGNETVIGIVETGLGATLMSRSIAAPFLRAGTLKEANIPPLPRPFFLLRHQERYRSKAADTFDAMISATGSDKQG, from the coding sequence TTGACCCTCGAACAGCTTCGAATTTTCGTGGAGGTCGCCACCCGCCAGCACATCACCCAGGCAGCGGCCCACCTCAACATGACGCAATCGGCCGTCAGCGCCGCAATCACTGCGCTTGAACGCAGGCATCACGTTGCGCTGTTTGATCGCGTCGGACGCTCGATCGTGCTGAACCAGACCGGACGCGTGTTCCTCAAGGAGGCGCAAGCCGTCCTTGCGAGCGCGCGCGCTGCCGAAGCCGCCTTGATGGATCTGTCGGGCCTCATGCACGGTGAACTGTCGATCATGGCGAGCCAAACCGTCGCCGGCTATTGGCTGGCCCCACGTCTCGCGGACTATCGCAACCTCTACCCCGGCATCGCGCTCAAGGTTCTCATCGGCAATACGGAGGAAGTCACCGACGCCGTAGCGCAGGGAAGGGCAGAGATCGGCCTCATCGAATGGCCGCAGGAACGCCGGAGCCTGTCGGCCAGAAGGATTGCCACTGACGAGATGATCGTGATCGTCGCGCCTCGACACCCCTGGGCCGACGGCAAACCGCTAACCGTCGACGACTTCCCGAAGACGGCTTGGATCCTGCGCGAGACCGGTTCGGGAACCCGCCGCGCATTCGAGAGCCTACTGGAAACAGCCGGGTTGACGGCCGCCGCGCTGGATATTCCAATGTCGCTGCCGGGCAACGAAACGGTGATCGGCATCGTTGAGACTGGACTAGGGGCAACGCTGATGTCACGAAGCATCGCGGCCCCTTTCCTGCGGGCTGGAACTCTCAAGGAGGCGAACATCCCGCCCCTACCCCGCCCGTTCTTTCTGCTGCGCCATCAGGAACGCTATCGCAGCAAGGCTGCCGACACCTTCGATGCGATGATTTCAGCCACGGGCTCCGACAAGCAAGGGTGA
- a CDS encoding chromate resistance protein ChrB domain-containing protein, with protein sequence MPSFTEISTDKLNRLIGTPGAPVLIDVRNDEDFSADARLIPGSIRKPFRDVDQWGAEIHSPAVIVCHHGAKLSHGVAAHLRVMGVQAETLEGGFEAWIKAGGLAVPEDKLPPRDAKGRTVWVTRARPKIDRIACPWLIRRFVDPSAVFLFVPAADVLMVADRFGATPFDIEDVFWSHRGDRCSFDIMVEEFALQSGPLLRLATIVRAADTARLDLAPEAAGLLAASLGLSRMFADDLEQLEAGMTLYDVFYRWCRDATEETHNWPSAKKGS encoded by the coding sequence ATGCCGTCATTCACCGAAATCTCAACCGATAAACTGAACCGCCTCATCGGCACGCCGGGTGCACCGGTTTTGATCGATGTGCGCAATGACGAGGACTTTTCCGCCGACGCTCGTCTCATCCCCGGATCTATCCGCAAACCATTCAGGGATGTGGACCAATGGGGTGCTGAAATCCACAGCCCGGCGGTCATCGTCTGCCACCATGGCGCCAAGCTCAGCCACGGCGTTGCCGCGCATCTTCGTGTCATGGGCGTACAGGCCGAAACGCTCGAGGGCGGGTTCGAGGCATGGATCAAGGCAGGCGGCCTCGCCGTGCCCGAGGATAAGCTGCCGCCTCGCGACGCCAAGGGGCGGACGGTTTGGGTCACTCGTGCCCGCCCGAAGATCGACCGTATAGCGTGCCCCTGGTTGATCCGCCGCTTCGTGGATCCGTCGGCGGTCTTTCTGTTCGTTCCTGCCGCGGACGTGCTTATGGTCGCCGACCGTTTCGGGGCAACACCCTTCGACATCGAGGATGTCTTCTGGAGCCATCGCGGCGATCGATGCTCGTTCGATATCATGGTGGAGGAATTCGCGCTTCAATCCGGGCCGCTCCTTAGGCTTGCTACAATCGTCAGGGCTGCAGATACCGCAAGGCTTGATCTCGCGCCCGAAGCGGCGGGATTGCTGGCCGCCTCGCTCGGGCTCTCGCGGATGTTTGCCGACGACCTCGAGCAATTGGAGGCAGGCATGACCCTGTATGATGTTTTCTACCGATGGTGCCGGGACGCGACCGAGGAAACCCACAATTGGCCCTCCGCGAAGAAGGGAAGCTGA
- the chrA gene encoding chromate efflux transporter yields the protein MANLVTDTPAEDMAGGASHGISFGEAFRVWLRVAALSFGGPAGQIAVMHRIVVDEKKWIGEQRFLHALNYCMLLPGPEAQQLAIYIGWLMHRTAGGLVAGILFVLPGFLSILALSYVYVVFGNVDAVEGMFFGLKAAVLAVVVQAVIRIGGRALRNPAMVAIAAAAFLGIFVLHVPFPLIILVAAIIGLAGAKSGSRLFQTGNGHKATTGRVLADADSALGEETPVHARPNLVWSLKISAVMLALWLGPLLLLYVFRGGDDVFTQIGVFFSKMAVVTFGGAYAVLAYVAQEAVQHYGWLRPTEMLDGLGMAETTPGPLIMVLQFVGFMGAYRDPGTLDPITAATLAAMLTTWVTFVPCFLWIFLGAPFIEKLRGNAALASAMSAITAAVVGVILNLAIWFGLHFLFTEARIHRFGPIWIELPVWSSLALPSLVLSIAAAVAIFRFRMSVIPTLFGCAVAGMAWRLFGIL from the coding sequence ATGGCCAACCTTGTCACAGATACGCCCGCCGAGGATATGGCGGGCGGGGCGAGCCACGGCATCTCCTTCGGCGAGGCGTTTCGCGTCTGGTTGCGCGTGGCGGCTCTCAGTTTCGGCGGCCCGGCCGGGCAGATCGCCGTCATGCACAGGATCGTCGTCGACGAAAAGAAGTGGATCGGCGAACAGCGTTTTCTGCACGCTCTCAACTATTGCATGCTGTTGCCTGGGCCCGAGGCGCAACAACTCGCCATCTACATCGGCTGGCTTATGCACAGGACGGCCGGAGGGCTTGTGGCCGGCATCCTTTTCGTTTTGCCCGGCTTCCTGTCCATCCTTGCCCTCAGCTACGTCTACGTGGTGTTTGGAAACGTCGACGCCGTCGAAGGCATGTTCTTCGGCCTCAAGGCCGCCGTGCTTGCGGTCGTTGTGCAAGCCGTCATTCGGATCGGGGGTAGGGCGCTCCGGAACCCGGCCATGGTGGCCATCGCGGCCGCGGCCTTCCTGGGGATCTTTGTTCTTCATGTCCCGTTCCCGCTGATCATTCTGGTCGCGGCGATCATAGGTCTAGCGGGGGCAAAGTCCGGCTCGAGGCTCTTCCAGACAGGCAATGGCCACAAGGCCACGACCGGTCGTGTTCTTGCCGATGCAGACTCCGCGCTTGGCGAGGAAACGCCGGTCCATGCGCGGCCGAACCTAGTGTGGTCGCTGAAGATTTCGGCTGTCATGCTTGCCCTTTGGCTCGGGCCGCTTCTGCTGCTCTATGTCTTCCGCGGCGGAGATGATGTGTTCACGCAGATTGGCGTCTTTTTCAGCAAGATGGCCGTGGTGACCTTCGGTGGCGCATACGCCGTGCTCGCCTATGTCGCGCAGGAGGCGGTGCAGCACTATGGCTGGCTGCGGCCGACGGAGATGCTCGACGGGCTCGGCATGGCCGAGACGACGCCAGGCCCGCTGATCATGGTTCTCCAATTCGTGGGGTTCATGGGCGCTTATCGCGACCCAGGAACCCTCGATCCGATCACGGCCGCGACGCTGGCTGCGATGCTTACGACCTGGGTGACGTTCGTGCCGTGCTTCCTCTGGATTTTTCTCGGTGCGCCTTTCATTGAAAAGCTTAGGGGCAATGCGGCGCTAGCGAGCGCGATGTCGGCCATCACCGCTGCCGTGGTCGGCGTTATTCTGAACCTCGCGATCTGGTTCGGTCTGCATTTCCTGTTCACCGAGGCGCGCATCCACCGGTTCGGTCCTATATGGATCGAGCTGCCCGTGTGGTCGTCGCTGGCACTGCCATCGCTCGTTCTCAGCATTGCCGCCGCTGTTGCGATCTTCCGGTTCAGGATGTCGGTTATTCCCACACTGTTCGGATGTGCGGTGGCTGGGATGGCTTGGAGGCTGTTCGGGATACTCTGA
- a CDS encoding siderophore-interacting protein: protein MDNNQNPTHSLPAPQIERVRHDLRRRALTVAEVTDITPGMRRIVLTGDDLADFVSLAPDDHLKIFVPAAKGEARRDYTPRRYNNDARTLTIDFALHEAGPVTQWAIDASRGDTLAIGGPRGSAVVSASVTRWLLIGDETALPAMGRRIEECDTGTVITAITAVAGPAERQIFETKADLHLHWADRPLSDATDAGPLLTILRNMDIEPGTFVWVAAEASVTRAVRDYLVAERGYPLHWIKASGYWVKGKADTTEKFD from the coding sequence ATGGATAACAATCAAAACCCAACTCACAGCCTGCCGGCTCCACAGATCGAACGGGTTCGCCACGACTTGCGTCGCCGCGCCCTGACCGTCGCCGAAGTCACCGATATCACACCGGGCATGCGCCGCATCGTCCTCACGGGTGACGATCTCGCGGACTTCGTCAGCCTAGCGCCCGACGATCACTTGAAGATTTTCGTTCCCGCGGCAAAGGGCGAAGCGCGCCGCGACTACACGCCTCGGCGGTACAACAACGATGCCCGCACATTGACGATCGACTTTGCGTTGCATGAGGCGGGTCCGGTGACCCAATGGGCGATCGATGCGTCCCGGGGCGATACGCTAGCTATCGGTGGGCCGCGCGGCTCGGCGGTGGTCTCCGCCAGCGTGACCCGCTGGCTGCTGATCGGCGATGAGACTGCCTTGCCGGCGATGGGACGTCGGATCGAAGAATGCGACACCGGTACAGTGATCACCGCGATCACTGCGGTGGCCGGTCCGGCGGAGAGACAGATCTTCGAAACCAAGGCGGACCTGCATTTGCATTGGGCGGACCGTCCTCTTTCGGATGCGACGGACGCCGGGCCGCTGCTGACGATCTTGCGCAACATGGACATCGAGCCCGGGACCTTCGTTTGGGTCGCGGCGGAGGCTTCGGTCACGCGCGCCGTCCGCGACTATCTGGTCGCCGAAAGAGGCTATCCGCTGCACTGGATCAAGGCGTCTGGCTATTGGGTGAAGGGGAAGGCAGATACGACTGAGAAGTTCGACTAG
- a CDS encoding TDT family transporter produces the protein MTAFTDLGIRPTQSEGRRCVLHFTPNWFAATMGTGILAVCLAQFPNAPALVAAGEVLWLSNIVLFACLSILYAGKWIRHPREALRAFSHPVVSMFFGCIPMGLATIVNGTVIFGLTWFGEAAVPVAIGLWWLDAALAVLAGLAIPFAMFTRQNHVFEEMSAVWLLPIVACEVTAASGGLLLPHIPGASGQMTVLFASYVLWACSVPLALGLLTILFLRMVLHKLPPAHMASTAFLSLGPIGTGALGLILFTLNGNAVLIANGLGVFAGAMSGAALLGAILLWAYGLWWLGIALATTARYLLNGPPFNLGWWGYTFPIGVYAVATLRLAAVVHLPAIAIFGGVLVVALSGIWIVVAIRTCFGAADGTLFADPSLADQA, from the coding sequence ATGACCGCATTCACCGACCTGGGCATTCGACCCACGCAATCTGAAGGACGCCGGTGCGTCCTGCATTTTACGCCGAACTGGTTCGCGGCGACGATGGGCACAGGCATTCTTGCCGTCTGCCTCGCACAGTTCCCGAATGCACCGGCATTGGTTGCGGCCGGGGAGGTTCTATGGCTCTCGAATATCGTCCTGTTTGCCTGTCTTTCGATCCTTTATGCCGGCAAATGGATCCGACACCCGCGCGAGGCCTTGCGCGCTTTCTCACACCCCGTCGTATCGATGTTCTTCGGGTGCATTCCCATGGGGCTTGCGACGATCGTCAACGGAACGGTCATCTTCGGCTTGACGTGGTTTGGCGAAGCGGCCGTTCCCGTCGCCATCGGCCTCTGGTGGCTTGATGCCGCGCTCGCCGTGCTTGCCGGACTGGCCATCCCATTTGCCATGTTCACTCGGCAGAACCATGTCTTCGAAGAGATGAGTGCGGTCTGGCTGTTGCCGATCGTTGCCTGCGAAGTGACCGCGGCAAGCGGCGGCCTGCTTCTTCCGCATATTCCCGGCGCGAGTGGCCAGATGACGGTGCTGTTTGCGAGCTACGTGCTCTGGGCCTGTTCGGTGCCGCTGGCGCTGGGGCTGCTCACCATCCTCTTCCTGCGCATGGTCCTCCACAAGCTGCCTCCGGCTCACATGGCGTCGACCGCTTTCCTGTCGCTCGGTCCGATCGGGACCGGCGCGCTCGGACTGATCCTTTTTACCCTGAACGGGAACGCGGTGCTTATCGCCAACGGTCTCGGCGTCTTCGCCGGTGCAATGTCCGGTGCCGCCCTCCTCGGTGCAATCCTGCTCTGGGCCTATGGCTTGTGGTGGCTGGGCATAGCGCTCGCCACGACTGCGCGCTACCTGCTGAACGGCCCCCCGTTCAATCTCGGCTGGTGGGGATATACCTTCCCGATCGGAGTCTATGCGGTTGCCACGCTGCGCCTGGCGGCGGTGGTTCATCTCCCGGCGATCGCCATCTTTGGCGGAGTTCTGGTCGTCGCGCTATCGGGGATCTGGATCGTGGTTGCCATCAGAACCTGTTTCGGGGCTGCTGACGGCACGCTTTTTGCCGATCCAAGCCTGGCCGATCAGGCTTGA
- a CDS encoding peroxiredoxin-like family protein, which produces MSTRYVDHPLQPGDRAPNVVFDAISREGKIALDDFRGRSPVLIGLFRGLHCPFCRRHVAAMAHLNPMLREKGVQSLAVVNTPVERARLYFRYHPIPGLLAASDPARASHQVFGLREVGIDTVMAIRIDLPGELPEPMGVMAMDEFLNKKEGYQITEADQQMMTADEGQLVGQFLIDREGIVRWSFTEVLEAGLHTFKAPNSEELMSVASQVAH; this is translated from the coding sequence ATGTCCACGCGCTATGTCGACCATCCGCTACAACCGGGCGACCGGGCCCCGAACGTTGTGTTTGATGCGATCTCGCGCGAGGGGAAGATCGCACTTGATGATTTTCGTGGCCGCAGCCCAGTGTTGATCGGTTTGTTTCGAGGCCTGCATTGTCCGTTCTGCCGGCGCCATGTCGCGGCCATGGCACATCTCAACCCGATGCTGCGTGAGAAAGGCGTCCAATCCCTGGCGGTGGTAAACACCCCGGTTGAACGCGCGCGGCTCTATTTCCGTTACCATCCGATACCCGGTCTTCTTGCTGCTTCCGACCCGGCACGGGCTTCGCACCAAGTCTTCGGCTTACGCGAGGTCGGGATCGACACGGTCATGGCGATACGGATCGATCTTCCGGGCGAGTTGCCCGAGCCTATGGGCGTGATGGCAATGGACGAATTTCTCAACAAGAAGGAAGGATATCAGATTACGGAAGCCGATCAGCAGATGATGACTGCCGACGAGGGGCAGCTTGTCGGTCAGTTCCTAATCGACCGGGAGGGCATCGTACGCTGGAGCTTCACTGAAGTTCTGGAGGCTGGGCTCCATACATTCAAGGCACCGAATTCCGAGGAATTGATGTCGGTAGCGTCCCAAGTCGCACATTAA